A stretch of DNA from Terriglobales bacterium:
CGAGCGAAGAGGAATGATGAACGGGAGGAGGAGTCATGAGAAGAAGTGGTGGGCGGTGTAGGACTCGAACCTACGACCTCCTGCGTGTGAAGCAGGCGCTCTAACCAACTGAGCTAACCGCCCAAAACCTGCAGTAATGCCAATCGTAACACGCCGTTTTACTCCCGCCGCCTCTTGGCTTTCGTGTGTTGCAGTTGTCGTTCAGCTCCGAAGCTCCGCAGCTTCGTGGCTTCGCAGCTTGTGTACCTGACGTAAATTATTGACCCATGCAGAAACTGAAGTGGTCGCAAGCAGCGGCGTGGCGAGTTCGGCGGCAGTATCTGGAGCGGCGGGCTCGTGCTTCCGACATGCTTGCTGTTGCTCGGCGGCTTTGCGGATTGCATGCGCAGGTGTTCTCTTCAGCGGAATTGACGCTTTGGGCCAGGGTTGAAGGTCTCAAACGCGGAGCCGTTCAGCGCGCGGTGTGGGAAGAGCGAAAGTTGGTGAAGACTTGGGCGATGCGTGGCACGCTGCATCTTCTTCCCGCCGATGAGTTGCACTTGTGGCATGCCGCGCTGGGCACGAGCCGCCGATATCTGCGTCCGAAGGCTTGGAAGAACTACTTTGGGATCACGATGGAGGAGCTCGATTCAATTACCCAGGCGATCGGGAAAGCTCTTGATGGCCAGGTGATGACGCGCGAAGAGCTGGCGCGTGCCGTGGGACGCATTACGCGATCGCCTGCGCTGGGCGCGAAGCTGGCAGAGGGAAGTTGGGGCACGATCCTGAAGCCGGCTGCCTTCGCCGGACATTTATGCTTCGGTCCCAGTTTGGGACAGCTGGTTCGCTTTACGCGTCCCGAGAGCTGGTGCGCGCTCAAAGGTTCTCGGCCGGATACGCAGGCGGCCACTCGGGAAGTGACGCGTCGGTTCCTCGGCGCATATGGTCCGGCGACGTACCACGATCTGGCGCGATGGTGGGGTAGCGGAATGACAATCGGACGACAGTGGATCGGCGCAATGGGCGATGAAGTAACGGCTGTCGATCTCGATGGCACTCAGGCATGGATGCTCACGTCGGATGCTCGCGAGTTCCGCGACACCGAGCCGATCCGGTCGGTGCGTCTGCTGCCCGCGTTTGACCAATACGTGATCGGCGCGTCGCATCACGCGGCGCGTCTGTTGCCCGGCGATTTGCGCAGCCGCGTGTATCGTCCGCAGGGATGGGTCTCGCCAGTGCTGCTCGTGAATGGGCGTATGGAGGGCGTTTGGCGCCACGAGGTCAAAGGCAGCCGCGTGGAAGTGACGGTCGAATCCTTTGTGAAAGTCCCGAAATGGGCGCGGAGTGCGGCGGCGGAAGAAGCTGAGCGACTGGCCGAGTTCTTTGGAGGTACATTGAATTTGAAGCTGCCAGCCTGCTGAGCTGCTAAGAAGGACGACGGGCCAGTGGCACTGATCTACATGGCTGTGCGGGCCGTCCGACCCCGATTTTGGCTGTTCCGCAGACTTAAGGCGGTACAATTATTTGCCCCCAAGGACCGGCCTGCGCGTCTAAGTGTGGAGCGGCCCGTTTTGGGGACCAGAACGCATGCCAAATCCGTACGACCCAATCCGACCCAAGTCCCGTGAATCCAGCGAGTTAGAGGATGAACGCCGGGCGCAACTTTCCCCTGAAGAAGGGGTTCATAAGGGCGTGGGTACTATAGCTCTCAATCCGGAGATGTATCCAGGGCTCGCTAAGGGTGCGGGGAACAACGGAAGCCCGTCGGAGGTGATGGGGCGCTCGGCGGCTAAGTCGTTGAGCGATATGAGCGATGCCGAAGTGATGTTGCTTGCCGGGGCGGGCGACGATTCGGCGTTTGACTATCTGGTTGAGAAGTTTCGGCGGCCGATTGTGAGCTTCATGTATCGCATGACTCACAATCAGGCGATCGCCGAGGAGCTGGCGCAGGAGGTTTTCCTGCGCGTGTACCGGTCGCGCAGCTCGTACCAGGCTGAGGCAAAATTCAGTACCTGGTTGTATCGTATTGCCACAAATCTCGCGGTGAACCATGCGCGCGACACGCGGTCGGAGCGCATGGCACAGACGGTGAATCTCGATGAGCCCGATCCCGAAACGGGAACGACACCGGATGTGGCTGATGCGACGCCGACGGTCGAGGCCGATATTTTGCGCAACGAGCGGATGGCCGCGATTCGCCAGCACGTGATGGAGCTGCCGGAGCGGCAGCGTATGGCTGTTGTGATGCACAAGTATCAGGGACTCGATTACAAAGAGATCGGCAAAGTGCTGAAGCTGAGCGAGTCCGCAACGAAGTCGTTGTTATTCCGCGCATATGAAACGCTGCGCGACAAGTTGAAAGCATTTGTGTGAGTTTGATTTCCGGGGAAAGGCCGTAATTATGCTGTGCAAGGATCTAAAAGACGAAATCTTCGAGGCTGCGCTTTCGGGCTCAGCTCCAGGTGACAAGGTAAAGGCGCACATGGCATCGTGTAGCGCCTGCGAGCAGGAGTTCGAGAGTCTCCGCTCGACTATGAATGTTCTCGATACGTGGACCGCGCCGGAGCCGTCGCAATACTTCGACGTGCGCCTGCGCGCGCGTCTGCGCGAAGTGAAAGAGCAGGAGCAGCATGGAGTTCTCGCGCGCTGGCTCGAGAAGGTCGGCATCGGACGCCTTTCCTGGAAACCGCTTACGGCCGCTGCTTTCACCATGATTCTGGCTGTTGGTGGCGGATTGTATGTTGTGAATGAGTCGCACAGCGGTTCAGGAAAGCAAGTTGTGCAGGCGGCATGTCCGGTGGTGGACTTGCAGGCGCTCGATCAGAATCAGCAGGTGCTCAGCGCACTGCAGGATCTTGACGACGATGGCAGCAGCAACAACAGCGTGCCTGCTCAGGTAAGCGAGTAACGAGAGTTATAACCGGGGACCAAAATGAAACTGAAGAGCCAATCCGCAGCCTTTCTGTTGCTGGCCGGCTCTTTGTTTCTGCCCGGACTGGCCTCGGGTCAAAATCAACATCGTGATCGGCAGCGGGAGAATCGCCCGCCCGCGCGTACTCAGAACAATGGTCCCAGACCGGGAAAATGGCTGCGCGAGCACATGAATCAATCGCCGCAGGAGCAGCAGCGCGAGTTGCAGAACGATCCGGAATTCAAACAGCTCAATCCGCAGCAACAGCAGCATCTTCAGCAGAGGCTCAATCAGTTCAACAGCATGTCGCCGGAGCGGAAGGAGCGCATGCTGAACCGCATGCAGCGGATCGAGTCGCTGCCTCAGGATAAGCAAAATCTTCTGCGTGATTCGCTGCAGCAGTTTCGGCAACTCCCCGATGATCGGCGCCGTGAGGTGCGTCACGCCTGGAACAGTTTGAGCGCGATGCCTCCGGACCAGCGTGAACAGGTCATGAACTCCGACCGGTTCAAGTCAACCTTCAACGATCAGGAGCGCTCCACGCTCAAGGGTCTGCTCGATTCGGGATTCACTCCCGGAAATAACAACGGCGGGCCTCACTAGAAAACAGGCTCTCGGCTGTCGGCTTTCGGCCAAACAGCACTGCAATGGACTTCCCGAAAGAATAAGCAACGTGAGCTCTTTGAGAAATCCGCCAGCGCCCGATTCCCATATCGGTCTGACAGAGTGCCGACTGCCGACCGCTGATTGCTTATTTTCGCAGGAGATTTCTTGCTACGAAGAGCGCATTCGCTGGACGCTCTGCTAGACGTCGCATGAAGTAGGGATACCACTCTGTTCCGAACGGGATATAGATGCGCATTCGCCAGCCCTGTTTCACGAGTTCGCGTTGCAGGTCGCGCCGGATTCCGTAGAGCATCTGGAACTCAAAAGCGCTGGCAGAGATCTTTTCTGCGTGCGCGAATTGGATCGTGGCTTCGATCATCTTCTCGTCGTGCGTGGCGATGCCATGATAAATGCCGCTTTTCAGCAGAATCTTCATCAGCTTCACGTAGTTGGCATCGACGTCGCGCTTCTCGGGAAAAGCGATCTCCGCCGGTTCTTTGTACGCGCCTTTGCACAGACGGATGCGAATTGCTTGCGCGGTGAGATTGCGAATGTCATCTTCGCTGCGCCGAAGATACGCTTGAACAACAGCCCCTACGCTTCCATGATTTCCATTTTGGGAATGAACGTTCTGCACCAGATCGAGCGTGCGCTGCGTGTAAGGCGAGCCTTCCATGTCTACACGCACGAAGTTCTGCTTCTGCCGCGCGTGCTCCACCAGGCCGGAGACGATATCCGTCGCAAGCCGTTGATCTACGTCGAAACCCATGTGCGTGAGTTTGAGGCTCACGTTTGCGTCGAGTCGCCGCTCCGTGATGCGATCAATCAGCTCGTGGTAAAGCTTTGCGCTCTGCTGGGCTTCGTCGGCATTGGTTACGTTTTCGCCGAGATTGTCGATGCTTACGCTCATACCGAGCGCGTTGGTTTCTTCGGTTGCGCGGAGTGCATCGTCGACCGTGGTACCGGCGACAAAGCGTTCCGAGACACGGTGTCCGATGGAAGAACTCTCGGCTAAATGTCGTAAGGAGCGGTTTTCGGAGAGAGCAATAAAGGCGGCTCTCAACACAGGGAACCTGCCGGTGGGGTTTTCATGCGTGTAGGCAAACAGTTGGTTCTATCATGCGCACTACTTTCTTGTCATTCCAAGCCACCCGTGTTTGCGGCGAGGAATCCTTATTCCCCCAGACTGCCTGGATCGGGTAGGATTCCTCGCTGCGGTCGGAATGACAAAGCACGGCGCTCCTACTTGCCGTACACCAGCACCTCAAACGTATCCGGCACCATTTTGGGACGCTGCCGCTGCTGGCCAGGCGCCGGCTCGGACTGAGCTTCGAATTGCGCGGTCACCGTGATGAGATTGTGAGTTTTTTCGTCGACCGCCATCGTGCGCGCACGCGGCTTCGTAGTGACGTCGCCCACGACTGAAAAACTGGTTGGCGAATTCTCTTTCACAATGGTGATGTTCCCGCTCTGGCCGTTGGAGCTGTAAGCCTGCTTCAGCCCGCGATCCCAGGCTGTAGCATCGACACCCTTGCCGATAGTCTCGGTGGCGAGAACTTTTCCGCTCTGGCCGTCGACCACGACCATCTTCTCGTTATCGCATCCGGAGAAGAGCACCTCGTTGTCTGGATCAATCGCGAGCCCGCTCGGACCTTCACCTGGCGACAACGACCAGGTATTCAACACCTTCAACTCTTTTGCGTCGATCTCGGCCAGCGAAGACTTGTCTTCCAGATTCACGAAGACTTTGCCTTTGCCGTCAGCGACAGCGAATTCGGGCTTGCCGCCCAAATCAATCGTGCCGGGGACGCTGTTGTCTTTCGATTCGATAACCGTGGCGTTCCCGCTGCGTCCATTGAAGGCAAAGACGCGTTTCGTTGCCGGATCAAAGAGAATCGCGTCAGGATTCGTACCGGCCTGGATCTTCCCCGTCTGCTTCAAAGTTTTCAAATCGAAGACGACAACAGAATTATCGCGTCCGTCGCTGATGAATCCTTTGTTCGCGGCCTTATCGAGCGCGATGCCGTGCACGCCTTTCAGGTCGGTGATGTCGCCTTCGACCTTACCGGTGTCGATGTTGATCACTTCAACATGCGTGCCGTGCGAGAT
This window harbors:
- a CDS encoding YncE family protein; protein product: MKKLAIYALFVTAVCVCLCAQNPPATGYHLIHEYKLGGDTGWDYLTMDASSRRLYISHGTHVEVINIDTGKVEGDITDLKGVHGIALDKAANKGFISDGRDNSVVVFDLKTLKQTGKIQAGTNPDAILFDPATKRVFAFNGRSGNATVIESKDNSVPGTIDLGGKPEFAVADGKGKVFVNLEDKSSLAEIDAKELKVLNTWSLSPGEGPSGLAIDPDNEVLFSGCDNEKMVVVDGQSGKVLATETIGKGVDATAWDRGLKQAYSSNGQSGNITIVKENSPTSFSVVGDVTTKPRARTMAVDEKTHNLITVTAQFEAQSEPAPGQQRQRPKMVPDTFEVLVYGK
- a CDS encoding proline dehydrogenase family protein, which produces MLRAAFIALSENRSLRHLAESSSIGHRVSERFVAGTTVDDALRATEETNALGMSVSIDNLGENVTNADEAQQSAKLYHELIDRITERRLDANVSLKLTHMGFDVDQRLATDIVSGLVEHARQKQNFVRVDMEGSPYTQRTLDLVQNVHSQNGNHGSVGAVVQAYLRRSEDDIRNLTAQAIRIRLCKGAYKEPAEIAFPEKRDVDANYVKLMKILLKSGIYHGIATHDEKMIEATIQFAHAEKISASAFEFQMLYGIRRDLQRELVKQGWRMRIYIPFGTEWYPYFMRRLAERPANALFVARNLLRK
- a CDS encoding winged helix DNA-binding domain-containing protein → MQKLKWSQAAAWRVRRQYLERRARASDMLAVARRLCGLHAQVFSSAELTLWARVEGLKRGAVQRAVWEERKLVKTWAMRGTLHLLPADELHLWHAALGTSRRYLRPKAWKNYFGITMEELDSITQAIGKALDGQVMTREELARAVGRITRSPALGAKLAEGSWGTILKPAAFAGHLCFGPSLGQLVRFTRPESWCALKGSRPDTQAATREVTRRFLGAYGPATYHDLARWWGSGMTIGRQWIGAMGDEVTAVDLDGTQAWMLTSDAREFRDTEPIRSVRLLPAFDQYVIGASHHAARLLPGDLRSRVYRPQGWVSPVLLVNGRMEGVWRHEVKGSRVEVTVESFVKVPKWARSAAAEEAERLAEFFGGTLNLKLPAC
- a CDS encoding DUF3106 domain-containing protein, producing MKLKSQSAAFLLLAGSLFLPGLASGQNQHRDRQRENRPPARTQNNGPRPGKWLREHMNQSPQEQQRELQNDPEFKQLNPQQQQHLQQRLNQFNSMSPERKERMLNRMQRIESLPQDKQNLLRDSLQQFRQLPDDRRREVRHAWNSLSAMPPDQREQVMNSDRFKSTFNDQERSTLKGLLDSGFTPGNNNGGPH
- a CDS encoding sigma-70 family RNA polymerase sigma factor, whose protein sequence is MGTIALNPEMYPGLAKGAGNNGSPSEVMGRSAAKSLSDMSDAEVMLLAGAGDDSAFDYLVEKFRRPIVSFMYRMTHNQAIAEELAQEVFLRVYRSRSSYQAEAKFSTWLYRIATNLAVNHARDTRSERMAQTVNLDEPDPETGTTPDVADATPTVEADILRNERMAAIRQHVMELPERQRMAVVMHKYQGLDYKEIGKVLKLSESATKSLLFRAYETLRDKLKAFV